Proteins encoded within one genomic window of Balneolaceae bacterium:
- a CDS encoding TIM barrel protein has protein sequence MKNSIVFAITFLALLFTIQPTQAQESGEPLYTDEFGVQMYTFRNVIPEKGLEETLDIIRDMGIKYIEGGPGEGQTAEEYLQMLEERDLELASTGAGFGELRDNPQAIADRANELGAKFVMCAWIDHEVGNFNFLNASEAVEVFNKAGEVMAENGLTFMYHAHGYEFQPHGEGTLFDYIVENTDPENVKFQMDVFWAHFGGANPEFLLKTYPNRWVSLHLKDMRKGTLKDHTGLTDTDNDVILGTGELNIPNIINAANEIGIDYMFIEDESSDPLYQVPETIEYLKSLTTEDVYDFENMP, from the coding sequence ATGAAAAACTCGATTGTTTTTGCCATAACATTTTTAGCACTACTATTCACTATTCAACCCACGCAAGCCCAGGAGTCCGGCGAGCCGTTGTACACGGACGAGTTCGGTGTTCAAATGTATACATTCCGTAATGTCATCCCGGAAAAGGGATTGGAGGAAACACTGGATATCATCCGGGATATGGGCATCAAATATATTGAAGGCGGGCCGGGTGAAGGTCAGACCGCCGAAGAGTACCTGCAAATGCTGGAAGAACGCGATCTGGAGTTGGCCTCAACAGGGGCCGGTTTTGGTGAGCTTCGTGATAATCCACAGGCTATAGCAGATCGTGCAAATGAATTAGGTGCAAAATTCGTCATGTGTGCCTGGATCGATCATGAAGTAGGTAATTTCAATTTTTTAAATGCCAGTGAAGCGGTTGAAGTGTTCAACAAAGCGGGTGAAGTGATGGCAGAAAACGGGCTTACCTTCATGTACCACGCTCACGGATATGAATTCCAGCCACACGGCGAAGGAACCTTATTCGATTACATCGTTGAAAACACCGATCCCGAAAATGTAAAATTTCAGATGGATGTTTTCTGGGCGCATTTTGGTGGCGCTAATCCGGAATTCCTTCTCAAAACATATCCAAACAGATGGGTTTCCCTTCACTTGAAAGATATGCGAAAAGGAACACTGAAAGACCATACCGGACTCACCGATACAGATAATGATGTGATTCTCGGAACCGGCGAACTCAATATTCCAAACATCATCAATGCAGCAAATGAAATCGGGATTGATTACATGTTTATTGAAGATGAGAGCAGTGATCCGCTGTACCAGGTACCGGAAACCATTGAGTATTTGAAGAGTTTGACAACTGAGGATGTTTACGATTTTGAGAATATGCCGTAA
- a CDS encoding endonuclease domain-containing protein, whose translation MKQIPKKRKTITELAREFRKNPTESEKILWEQLRKRRLDGHRFVRQKPLIYEQNQKQRFFFIADFYCAQKKLVIEVDGPVHEYQQYYDYQRDLVLEKLGLRTLRISNRELEDMETVKRKILNLLK comes from the coding sequence GTGAAACAGATTCCCAAAAAAAGAAAAACAATAACCGAACTGGCAAGAGAGTTTCGAAAGAATCCAACAGAAAGTGAAAAGATTCTTTGGGAACAGTTAAGAAAGCGTCGTTTGGATGGACATCGATTTGTCCGTCAAAAACCGTTGATCTATGAGCAAAATCAAAAACAACGTTTTTTCTTCATTGCAGATTTTTATTGTGCCCAAAAGAAGTTAGTGATTGAAGTTGACGGGCCTGTTCATGAGTATCAACAGTATTATGATTATCAACGAGATTTGGTTTTGGAGAAGCTTGGGTTGAGGACTCTTCGGATTTCGAATAGGGAACTGGAGGATATGGAGACGGTTAAAAGAAAGATTTTAAATTTGTTGAAATAG